A part of Rhinolophus ferrumequinum isolate MPI-CBG mRhiFer1 chromosome 11, mRhiFer1_v1.p, whole genome shotgun sequence genomic DNA contains:
- the SDHAF2 gene encoding LOW QUALITY PROTEIN: succinate dehydrogenase assembly factor 2, mitochondrial (The sequence of the model RefSeq protein was modified relative to this genomic sequence to represent the inferred CDS: inserted 1 base in 1 codon; deleted 1 base in 1 codon), which produces MVANLPSPETQPPGSPSSAPPAPPRPRPRAAPRAPRPPGLAGLAAHHPRARPELRXLGPWRDGEPQASAPRGPRTAPLRTPEAKPAAPAQRTCLGPGAAPARIPASPGDPVPHPSPGRRPGGPGSGWAAGFRYRSGKMAVAIVFPALARMLALSRRHPVSPLLSMTSFRHFCRGDSPTDSQKDMIEIPLPPWQERTDESIETKRARLLYESRKRGMLENCILLSLFAKEYLHHMTEKQLNLYDRLINEPSNDWDIYYWATEAKPAPEIFENEVMALLRDFAKNKNKEQRLRAPDLEYLFEKPR; this is translated from the exons ATGGTCGCCAACCTCCCGTCTCCAGAGACGCAGCCT CCCGGCAGCCCAAGCTCTGCCCCACCCGctccgccccgcccccggcctcGCGCCGCCCCTCGCGCTCCCAGGCCGCCGGGGCTCGCGGGGCTCGCTGCCCATCACCCTCGGGCCCGACCCGAGCTAC CGCTGGGGCCGTGGCGCGACGGGGAACCCCAGGCCTCTGCACCTAGGGGCCCTCGCACAGCGCCGTTAAGAACGCCCGAGGCGAAGCCCGCAGCCCCAGCCCAACGCACCTGCCTAGGCCCCGGGGCGGCCCCGGCTAGAATCCCCGCGAGTCCCGGAGATCCTGTTCCACATCCAAGCCCA GGTCGGCGTCCGGGAGGTCCCGGAAGTGGCTGGGCCGCAGGCTTCCGGTACAGGTCAGGAAAAATGGCAGTGGCCATCGTATTCCCGGCTCTGGCACGG ATGCTTGCTCTGTCCAGGCGCCACCCAGTGTCTCCTTTGCTCAGCATGACATCATTCAGACACTTCTGCAGAGGTGACAGCCCAACAGATTCCCAAAAAGATATGATTGAAATCCCTTTGCCTCCATGGCAGGAGCGAACTGATGAATCCATAGAAACCAAAAGAGCCCGCCTGCTCTATGAGAGCAGAAAGAGGGGAATGCTGGAAAACTGCATTCTGCTTAG cCTCTTTGCTAAAGAATATCTGCACCACATGACAGAGAAACAGCTGAACCTCTACGATCGCCTGATTAATGAGCCTAGCAATGACTGGGATATTTACTACTGGGCTACAG AAGCAAAACCAGCgccagaaatatttgaaaatgaagtcATGGCACTACTGAGAGACTTcgctaaaaacaaaaacaaagagcagAGACTGCGTGCCCCCGATCTTGAATACCTCTTTGAAAAGCCACGTTGA